GGAGATCTTTATGCCACATAAACTTGCAGATCAGCGTGAGGAGGACAGATATAGGGCAAAAGAGGATCTCTATGCCGCCCATAGATCAACATATACCTTGGTCACGTTCTGGCTACAAGAAGGATGATCAAGGAGGACTGGGGAAGACCGGCGGGACGAAGGCATGGAGATCGCTGTTTGGCGCCAATGTGCGTTCTGTTTGGCGCCAAGCAGCCGTAGGAGATATTTCACCGGACAAATTGGGgtgtttgttttcattctttaaaAGAATTAAGTGGGGAAATTAGAGCAGTCAGATTGGAATTGACGGCTGATGTAGATGTCTACAGCATCCGTGCAGTAATAGTTGGACTGCAGAGGAGCCGAACCCCGTGGAAGAGGAGTTTCCGAGACACCGCACAACAGATCGAGAAATCCTGAGGCTAAATCACGGTACATGCGCGGGCGCGCATGGCCATGGCGATGTCAACCGGCGACGGCGTCGTCCACCGCATGCTCAGCCTCCACCGAGTCGTCAAGAGCAATCTCGTCGCCGGTCTCCTCCGGTTCATCCCGACTGCGCCGACGACGACGGCAGCACCGGCGGTGGAGCCGCCCGCGTGCCTGCTCGGAAACGGCATCAAGACCGTGGTGCTCGAAGTCGACGCGCTGCTCCTCAAGTCTTCACCGCCGTCGGCCGCGACGCTGTTCCCTCCTTTCTTCCTCGTCGCCGTCGAGGCCGGCAGCTTCGCCCGAGGCCTCCTCCTGCTCGCGCTCTACCCGTTCCTGCACATCATGACGCACGCGATGTGTGTAGAGGCCATGGTCATGGTCAGCTTCTGCGGGCTGCGGCGCGACGAGGCGGCGAGGATCGGCAGGGCCGTGCTGCCCAAGTACTTCTCCAAGGAGGCGGCGCGCGTGGAGGCGCTGGGGGAGGCGAGGGAGGCGACGGCGAGTGaggtgaaggtggcggcggcgagcAGGTCGTTCCCGACGGTGATGGTGGAGGCGTTCTTGAAGGATTACGTGGGCTTCGACGCGGTGATCGGCAGGGAGGTCAAGGCGGGCTACGGATACTTCGCCGGTGTAATGGACGACGGGAACACGTACGCGGAGAGGCTTAGGGCTGCGGTCAAGAGAGCCGAAGAGAACACTACGTACCACTACCCGAAGCCCATGATCTTCCACGACGGGCGGCTGGCGTTCACGCCGACACCGGCGGCCGCGCTCGCCATGTACGTCTACTTCCCCTTCGCCGTCGTGCTCTCTGTCGTGCACATCGCCATCTACACCCTCCTCCCGCGGCGCCTGATAGGCCCAGCCGCCGCGCTCGCCGGCGTGCGGGTGCGCGTCACCGGCGCCCCTCCCGCCGCCGCGAACGGCGAGAGCGGCGCCTCGGGCGGCCGGCTCTACGCGTGCAACCACCGCACGCTCCTCGACCCGATTGCCATCTCGAGCGCGCTGGGGAAGCCCGTGTTCGCCGTGACGTACAGCCTGAGCCCGCTGTCGGAGCTGCTCTCGCCGATCCCGCTGCTGCGCCTCACCCGCGGCCGCGACGAGGACCGGCGCCGCATGTCGGAGCTGCTGGAGCGGGGCGACGTGGTGGTGTGCCCGGAGGGGACGACGTGCCGCGAGCCGTACCTGCTCAGGTTCAGCCCGCTGTTCGCCGAGCTCGCCGACGAGGTGAGCCCCGTGGCGGTGGACGAGCGCTCCACCATGTTCTACggcacgtcgacgtcgccgggcGCCAAGTGCTTGGACTCGGTCTTTTTCCTGATGAACCCACGGCCGGAGTACTCGGTCCACTTCCTGGAGCCCGTGCGCACAGACAACCCGCGTGGCAGCATCGAGGTCGCGAACCAGGTGCAGGGCGTGCTGGCCGGCGCTCTCGGGTTCACGCCCACGGCGCTGACGAGGAAGGACAAGTACTTGCTGCTCGCTGGTAACGAGGGGGTCGTGGCGACCAAGACGAGCAAAGTCATCTAGGATTGTAGGGATGCTTAGAATATATACATAGTAGAGTGTTGTTTTGCGGTACTGTACATTGCACTGCATAACCACATTTTTTGTATGCCGGATTGATGAACTGGGTATGTTTGGAACGCTATTTCACATGGGATGGGACACATTATTCATCAGCTGCCTGGATTCCCTGGAAAAATATCTAAGCGCTAGTCAAATTTCTCCTTCATGTAGCTTCTTCCTCTTGCCGCGCTTCGACTCCGGCCGAATTGCCGGTCTCCTTGCTACCCCCACCCTCCCCAAACTGCCATCTCCACGGAAAAGGCATTTACATTCGTGTTCCGTTCACGGCGTGTATCTCCACTGTCTAAATCTACCCATGATGTATGTGAGAAAGCTGAGAAGGGCCCTACTAAGACCCAGGTTAGTCTTGTCCAGTAGTAGGTGACGCGCTGTTGATAGATTCACTTTACCCCTTCGATGGTGGAATTAATTCTTGTGATTATCTCTCTAGCCTATTTTGTTGGAAGTAATTTAAACATCACAAAATTAAAATATCATGTTATTGAAATTGTTCTCAAAGAATGTTCTTTAAATAGTTTTAAATAAAACCAAACTGCATCCCGCAAAAAAAACATAGAACCAAACTTTATTAAACTGGTTTATGAACTTTGCCATGACAAATAGAAGTACTTTTGGAAAACTCTGGCATAGCTCGCAATTTTTGAAAAGTAGGTAGAGAACATGTTAACCGTATTTTTGGAACTTTATCGCCAAAACTCAAAGAACTTTTTATTTTTATTGGTTTCTTCAAAAATCCTTCTGATTTTCATAGCAAAGTTCAGGCACATTCTTCATAAAGTCCGATAAAGCCTTCATAAAAATTGCACGCGCGTGATTTTTTAGTGAGGCTGTGGGTTAACATGTAATAATCCTACAGTAACTAGTGACATTATCCTGCAACAAAAAGTAACTAGCGACGTTAATTATCCATGCCAGATATAATTATGAGGCTGGCTTGCCACTAAACAGAAGCATGGGAGGGAAAAATGCATAGAGCATGCGCAGGACCTAGGTAGAGAAACGAATCTACTAGCCTGTGGCTGGTGCATGGCTGACACAATGATGGGCCTAACTGATTGGACAGCATGCTTGATGGCCGGCTCGGATTCACACTGCATACAGAACGCGAACATAAAAAACCGCGTCCCCATCTCCACTGGTCTGCCACGGCACTTGGCCACCCCTCTAAGTCCATCCTCTTCTCTCGTGCCGGCAACCCCCTCGCCGTCCCCCCGTGTTGGCCCCGGCTTGGCATCGTCAATTCACCATGCCCGGCTGCATCACCCCATCTCCGCCTCACCATCTTCTCTTCCCAAAGGGCTTGCAAATAGCAAACACGATTTCATATAAATTTGCAAGAATTACACGTAAATGCTAATCTACACTACATCAAAGGAGATTTGCCTAAACCTCTTCATATAGTTGTACCATACACTTAGGCCTCCTTTGATTTGTAAGAATATTATAGGATAGGATTCCTATAGAAAAATTTTCATTGGAGCTCTTTGGTTTGTAAGAACAGATTTCCTAGTAGGATtatccttcacatttcaaagaaaaagaaaattaGCTCAAACCTTATGGAAAATTTCCTATCCTACGAATCGAATAACACCTCTTTTCCTATAGAAAATGAGATGAATATCTCTTTTctattcctatgatattcctatccTTTGAACCAAAGCAGGCCTTAACTTTCATGAACGAGAAGTCGAGAACACAGGCAATGCATAATGTGGATAGAACATAGGACATACCACTCACAAATGTAAATATATCCACACATATATTATATGCCCACGGGCAACATTCTATCATAGGTAGTAATGGTCTCCACACATATATATTATATGCCCACGGGCAGCACTCTATCATAGGTAGTAATGGTCTCCACACATATATTACATGCCCACGGTCAACATTCTATCATAGGTAGTAATGGTCATAAACTAAAATCTGGATCAGAACAATGTTTCATACGGTACCTGCCAGATGACAGTGATTTATTAACAATATATGGTAGTCTCTAAATTGGCTAGCAGATTCCATGTCAGTTTCAGTTCTCATGCTATCTTTCCTAGAGAGGTATCACCTCCACATCATCATGCTCGGCCTTCGACGCTTCATTCTCGGATGTGGGAGCGTTGTTCTCGACCATGCTCATCtcttgcagcggcggcggcgggttgACAATGGTCATTGGAACAGCACTGCTTTCTGCGAGGCGGCCTTTCCTTTCACGATGCTCCTGACAGTTCGCGCACCAGGGGAAGCAGCAGTGGACTATGCCAGGAGGGCATGGAGAGTTCTGGTGG
The Triticum dicoccoides isolate Atlit2015 ecotype Zavitan chromosome 3A, WEW_v2.0, whole genome shotgun sequence genome window above contains:
- the LOC119267606 gene encoding probable glycerol-3-phosphate acyltransferase 3; translation: MAMAMSTGDGVVHRMLSLHRVVKSNLVAGLLRFIPTAPTTTAAPAVEPPACLLGNGIKTVVLEVDALLLKSSPPSAATLFPPFFLVAVEAGSFARGLLLLALYPFLHIMTHAMCVEAMVMVSFCGLRRDEAARIGRAVLPKYFSKEAARVEALGEAREATASEVKVAAASRSFPTVMVEAFLKDYVGFDAVIGREVKAGYGYFAGVMDDGNTYAERLRAAVKRAEENTTYHYPKPMIFHDGRLAFTPTPAAALAMYVYFPFAVVLSVVHIAIYTLLPRRLIGPAAALAGVRVRVTGAPPAAANGESGASGGRLYACNHRTLLDPIAISSALGKPVFAVTYSLSPLSELLSPIPLLRLTRGRDEDRRRMSELLERGDVVVCPEGTTCREPYLLRFSPLFAELADEVSPVAVDERSTMFYGTSTSPGAKCLDSVFFLMNPRPEYSVHFLEPVRTDNPRGSIEVANQVQGVLAGALGFTPTALTRKDKYLLLAGNEGVVATKTSKVI